The Candidatus Thermodiscus eudorianus region GAGAGGGTCGCCTTGGATATAGCATGTTTCTCGGCTATCTTCGCCAGGTCGCTCCTCCTAGGCCACTCGAAGAACCCCTCCCTCAGGGCGTCCTTCATCAAGAGCCTCTCCATGCTCGTCAGCCTACTCAGTATATCCACCTTCACGAAGGAGAAGGGCACGTGCAAGCCCGTCGTGCTCACGGGGCCAGCTATCCCCTCGTCGGAGAGCGTGTATATCGAGACGCTCATACCCCTCCTCTCAAGGTTCTCGCTCACCTGCCTCTTGAACAGCTTCATGTTACTGGATGGGAGTACGACGTTGAAGCGCTTCACGCCGCCCCTTATTATTATCGACGAGGCGAGGAGTCCCTGGGAGCCGTGTATCGTCTTCAGTATACCACTGCTCTCCTTCACCATATAGATCCACGCGCTATCCCTGTCGCGGTAGAGGACGTGGTACCTCTTTACAGCGCTGCTCTCCCTGAGCATCCTCAGGAATTCCCTCATGTTCCTGCCCTTGACCCAGAGGAGTAGTAGGCTGTCGTCCCCCTGTAGGGCGGCGCTGGTTATCTCTATGTAAGAGCCTAGCTCTCTAGTCGCGTCTGCTAGCGGGCAGTTCCTCTGGTCCACGTCTATCCTTAGTAGTTTGAGCTTGCTGGAGGTCATGCAGTCACCACTCCTAGTATAGGGATCTGTGCCTCGTAGTTATGCTCGAATTCAAACATGTTTGATATCCAGGATTAAAACTATTATCGATTGCAATTACCTAACAGATAATCCCCTAATAGTGGGTATGGTGGTTTCTATGCCGGAGGGTTTTAAGCCCAAGGAACCGTCCCGTTACCCATGGGTCTTCATACTACTACTAGTGATAACCATCCTGACCATCCCATGGTACACCCAGGGGCCCGAGTACAGCAAGCTATACCTATCGATACCGCTATGGGTCTGGGTAGTGCTCTTCTGGACGATAGTACTAGCGGTCTCGATCATGGCGGTAGCCCACTACTTCTGGAACCTAGAGCCGCCTAGGGAGGGTGAGGCGTGATGGCCCAGACGAGCAACATGGGAGTATACGTCCTGATAGGCGTCATAATCTACTCGATAATACTACTAGTGCTAGGATACATCTACAGGCAGAGGAAGCTCACGCTAAAAGACTACTTCCTCGGCGGCAAGGCCACCGGGGCGCTATTCCTCTTCTTCACACTCTACGCGACCCAGTACAGCGGCAACACCTTCGTATCCTACGCTGGCAAAGCGTATAGGATAGGCTTCTGGTGGGTGATATCAGTCCCATTCTTCCTAATGATATACCTGACATACCTATGGTTCGCGCCGAGGCTATACGTGATCTCCAAGAAGAGAGAATACATAACGCCGGCAGACTTCATAAAGGACCGGTTCAACAGCCCGCTAGCAGCCCTTATAGCATCACTCCTAATGCTCTATGGGCTGAGCAACTACCTCCTCGAACAGGTCACATCCATGGGGCACGCCTTCGAGGGCATAACAGAGGGCCTAGTCCCCTACTGGGCCGGAGCCCTATTCCTGGTAGCAGTGATGGTAGTCTACGAGTGGCTCGGCGGCTGGAAGGGAGTCGTGTGGACCGACTTCATACAGGGAGCCATAATGGTGACAGGCCTAATAGCCGTAATGGCCATCATGGCATTCAAGTACCCGCTCGGCCCCGCCGTGAAGGCGTGGCTGGCCAGCGAGAAGACCGCCAAGTTCATCCACCCGCCCGTCAAGAAGTGGATACAGACCTGGGTCCTCATCTACATACTCGTCGGGATAGGGGCAGCCGTGTACCCGCAGGCCATACAGAGGATATACGCGGCCAAGGACGAGAAGACCCTTAAGAGGTCTATCTCGGGCCTGGCGTTCATGCCACTGATAACCCCGCTGGCAATCCTACTGATAGGCATTGAGGCCCGCTACTACTTCCCGGGTCTCAGCAAGATAGAGAGCGATAAGGCCTTCCCACTCTTCATGTCCATGCTCGCCAACGAGGGAGTGATATACTTCATAATAACCCTGATAATGTTCATGGCAGTACTCGCAGCCATACAATCCACGGCCGACTCGGTGCTGCTAAGCATAGGATCCATGCTCTCAAAGGACATCTACAAGGAGTGGGTCAACCGGGAGGCCGACGAGAAGAGGGCCACCCTCGTGGGTAAGATCACGGCGGTCATACTCATAGCGATAATATTCCTAGTGGGGATGGTGCCCAGGACCACGCTATGGCACCTAACAGAGATAAAGTTCGAGGTCCTAATACAGGCGGCTCCAGCCTTCCTACTGGGACTCTACTGGAAGAGGATGGCCAGGGTGCCCACCATACTAGGCATGATAGTGGGCGCCTCTGTGGCCGTCGGGATGAAGCTGACGATAGGGAAGTACCTCGGCGTCTACGAGGGCCTATGGGGCCTACTAGTAAACCTACTGATCGTGATAATAGGCAGCCTCCTAGTCAAGGACGAGGAGTCCATAAAGAAGGCCGAGGAGCTCTTCAGCCTAATACCCAGGTAGCGTGGCGCCGGAGGGAAACCCCACACCATATAAACCCACGTTTTTACCCCCCCCCCTTCCCGGGAATCCCCCCCGTCCTCTGGACGAGTCATCCCCTAGCCATGGTGTTCTCCAGGAGGTGGAGGATCTTAGCCGCCAGGTAAGCCGTTATCCTCACAGTCATGCCCCCGACGTCGGTCAGCGGAGTCACCTCCACCAGGTCTATAGCGACGGGCCTCAGCACCGGTATGGCCTCCTCTAGGAGCATGAGGGTGTGGTGTGGGTGCAGTCCTACTATCGAGGGCGCGTTCACGCCCGGCGCATAGGCCTGGTCCAGGTGGTCCATGTCGATGCTGACATAGTAGGCGTCTGAGCTCCCCTCCAGGTACTCCACTGCCTCGTACACTGTCGAGGGGTCCGATAAGACCTCCTCGGCCGATATCACCTTGAAGCCCGCCTCCTCAGCCCTCTCGGCTAAATAGGGCGGGTTAGCGTAGTCCCCCACCCCGACTATCGCGGCCCTTATCCTGTCGCCGTAGGCCTTGTAGAGGTTCCATAGCCACATGCCGCTCGTGTAACCCTCTTCGACGCTCCTCATGTCGTAGTGGGCGTCTAGTAGTAGGATGCCCACGCTTCCTCCACTGGTCTCTAGTAGAGCCTTCACAGTCCACTCTGTTATGCTGTGGTCTCCTCCCAGTACGAGTACGTGCTTGTAGTTCCTGTAGGCGA contains the following coding sequences:
- a CDS encoding helix-turn-helix domain-containing protein → MTSSKLKLLRIDVDQRNCPLADATRELGSYIEITSAALQGDDSLLLLWVKGRNMREFLRMLRESSAVKRYHVLYRDRDSAWIYMVKESSGILKTIHGSQGLLASSIIIRGGVKRFNVVLPSSNMKLFKRQVSENLERRGMSVSIYTLSDEGIAGPVSTTGLHVPFSFVKVDILSRLTSMERLLMKDALREGFFEWPRRSDLAKIAEKHAISKATLSYHIRMAEKKIFEVLESKYGLLED
- a CDS encoding sodium:solute symporter family protein, with translation MAQTSNMGVYVLIGVIIYSIILLVLGYIYRQRKLTLKDYFLGGKATGALFLFFTLYATQYSGNTFVSYAGKAYRIGFWWVISVPFFLMIYLTYLWFAPRLYVISKKREYITPADFIKDRFNSPLAALIASLLMLYGLSNYLLEQVTSMGHAFEGITEGLVPYWAGALFLVAVMVVYEWLGGWKGVVWTDFIQGAIMVTGLIAVMAIMAFKYPLGPAVKAWLASEKTAKFIHPPVKKWIQTWVLIYILVGIGAAVYPQAIQRIYAAKDEKTLKRSISGLAFMPLITPLAILLIGIEARYYFPGLSKIESDKAFPLFMSMLANEGVIYFIITLIMFMAVLAAIQSTADSVLLSIGSMLSKDIYKEWVNREADEKRATLVGKITAVILIAIIFLVGMVPRTTLWHLTEIKFEVLIQAAPAFLLGLYWKRMARVPTILGMIVGASVAVGMKLTIGKYLGVYEGLWGLLVNLLIVIIGSLLVKDEESIKKAEELFSLIPR
- a CDS encoding arginase family protein, whose product is MNGNPELFTEPGTPLLRDPQNESIASLEETQSIALLGIPWDWGITGRPGARLAPQAVRNILYSLKTHSPRYGRLALKPRDLGDVRIPPGDWDLAGKRIVKAMEFAYRNYKHVLVLGGDHSITEWTVKALLETSGGSVGILLLDAHYDMRSVEEGYTSGMWLWNLYKAYGDRIRAAIVGVGDYANPPYLAERAEEAGFKVISAEEVLSDPSTVYEAVEYLEGSSDAYYVSIDMDHLDQAYAPGVNAPSIVGLHPHHTLMLLEEAIPVLRPVAIDLVEVTPLTDVGGMTVRITAYLAAKILHLLENTMARG